The DNA sequence CCGAGCCGCTCGAGAGGTAGGACTGGCGCAGCGCGAGGTTGATCCCGACCCCGCCGAGCGCGCCGACGGCGCCGGCGAACCCGATCAGCGCGCCCGACATGGCCCGCGACCAGACGGCACGCTGTTCCTCGGTGGTGTCCAGGGACCGGCTGCGGGCCTCGAAGATCGACGGGATCATCTTGTACACCGACCCGTTGCCGATGCCAGAGAGCAGGAACAGGGCGATGAAGCCGACGACGTAGCCGATCATCGTCGCCGCGGTCGCCGCGCCCGGGTTGCCGTCGTCGAGGGTGCTGACGGTGACCAGCACCCCGGCCGCGAGGATCATGCCGGCGAACACCGCGAGGGTGACGCGGCCGCCGCCGATCCGGTCGGCGAGCTTGCCGCCGTACACCCGCGACAGGGAGCCGAGCAGCGGGCCGACGAACGCGATCTGGGCGGCGTGCAGTGAGGCTTCGGCCGCGCTCTGGCCGCGGGCGGCGAAGTTGATCTGCAGCACCTGACCGAAGGCGAAAGCGAACCCGATGAACGATCCGAACGTACCGATGTAGAGCAGTGAGATCACCCATGTGTCGCGTTCGCGCAGAATGTCTTTCATCGCGGTGAAGTCGATCTTGTGCTGTTCGAGGTTGTCCATGTACAGCGCGGCGCCGATTCCGGCGACGGCCAGGGCCACCAGGTACACCGCGCACACCCAGTACGGCTGCCGGTTGCCCGCGACGGCGATCACCAGCAGGCCGACCAGCTGGATCATCGGCACCCCGATGTTGCCGCCGCCCGCGTTGAGGCCGAGCGCCCAGCCCTTGAGCCGCTGCGGATAGAAGGCGTTGATGTTCGTCATCGACGAGGCGAAGTTGCCGCCCCCGAAACCGGCCAGCGCCGCGCACACCAGGTACGGCCACAGCGGCAGGCCCGGATTGGCGAGCAGCACCATGGTGCCGACGGCGGGGATGAGCAGCACGAAGGCGGAGAACACCGTCCAGTTGCGCCCGCCGAAGGTGGAGGTGGCCAGCGTGTACGGAATCCGCAGGCAGCCGCCGACGAGGGTGGCGGTGGCGCCGAGCAGGAACTTGTCGCCGGCGGAGAAGCCGTAGACGGCCTCCGGCATGAACAGCACCATGACCGACCAGATCGACCAGACGGAGAAGCCGATGTGCTCGGCGGCCAACGACCAGATCAGGTTGCGGCGGGCGATGTACTTGTTACCGGCTTCCCAGGCTGCCGTGTCCTCGGGATCCCAGTCGGTGATGCGGTGCGACATGGCGGCAACGGTAGGAAGCGTTCATTACCCCGACGCTGCCCGCGGTGACCCCGCCGTGAAATTCCGCTCACCGGTCCGTCCGACGCGGTGTGAGATCACCAGACGTCGCCGTGGCGCCAGTCGCAGGTGAGTTCCGCGGTGGTGTCGAGGCGTGTGGTCCCGAGCGCTGTGGCGACCGGGTAGACGAACACCGACCCGTCGTCCTCTGGGGTGCGGACGCGCCCGCCGGGGGCGAGCACCGACGTCGGGCCGAGCCAGGGTTCCCAGCCGCGGGCCCGGTACATCGGCTGGGCCATGGCGGAGGCCGACAGCGCGCCGAGTTGGTAGGCGCCGCGCAGCACCTGCTCGCAGGCGTCCATCACCGCGCTGCCCAGCCCCTGTCTGCGGCAGTCCTCCCGAACGGCGACGGCTTCGAGGTACCCGCAGCGCAGGACGGTGTCACGGTAGAGCAGCCTGCGCTGGACCACCGCGGCGTGGGCGATCAGCGCGCCGTGGCTGCAGATCAGGGCGTGCATCCCGCCGAGGGCGTGCTCCCAGTCGTCGTCGGTGAAATCGCCGTCGAAGGCGTCGGTCACCATGCGCCGGGCGCCCTCGCGGGTCTCGGCGTCGAGGTCGGCGGTGTGCACCAGCCGCGCGGTGTGGACGTCCCGCAACCGCACGGCGGTCAGGTCTCCGGGCTGCACACTGCCGTTCTACCAGTACCGCGGCTGGCGCGCTGGGGTCTCGGCGTGGTTCACACGGTGGGTTTGCGTGGCCGCGACCAGTGCAGCCGCACCGTCTGCCCGGGGCGGGCCTGCGAAGCCCTGTCGATGTCGTCGTCGGTCACCACCCCGATCACGGGGTATCCCCCGGTCACCGGGTGGTCGGGGCCCAGGATGACCGGAAACCCATTGGGGGGCACCTGAATCGCGCCGC is a window from the Mycolicibacterium litorale genome containing:
- a CDS encoding nitrate/nitrite transporter, with the protein product MSHRITDWDPEDTAAWEAGNKYIARRNLIWSLAAEHIGFSVWSIWSVMVLFMPEAVYGFSAGDKFLLGATATLVGGCLRIPYTLATSTFGGRNWTVFSAFVLLIPAVGTMVLLANPGLPLWPYLVCAALAGFGGGNFASSMTNINAFYPQRLKGWALGLNAGGGNIGVPMIQLVGLLVIAVAGNRQPYWVCAVYLVALAVAGIGAALYMDNLEQHKIDFTAMKDILRERDTWVISLLYIGTFGSFIGFAFAFGQVLQINFAARGQSAAEASLHAAQIAFVGPLLGSLSRVYGGKLADRIGGGRVTLAVFAGMILAAGVLVTVSTLDDGNPGAATAATMIGYVVGFIALFLLSGIGNGSVYKMIPSIFEARSRSLDTTEEQRAVWSRAMSGALIGFAGAVGALGGVGINLALRQSYLSSGSATAAFWIFAAFYVLASVVTWVMYVRRPAGGAVERTPHPDLARA
- a CDS encoding GNAT family N-acetyltransferase, coding for MRLRDVHTARLVHTADLDAETREGARRMVTDAFDGDFTDDDWEHALGGMHALICSHGALIAHAAVVQRRLLYRDTVLRCGYLEAVAVREDCRRQGLGSAVMDACEQVLRGAYQLGALSASAMAQPMYRARGWEPWLGPTSVLAPGGRVRTPEDDGSVFVYPVATALGTTRLDTTAELTCDWRHGDVW